From a region of the Helianthus annuus cultivar XRQ/B chromosome 5, HanXRQr2.0-SUNRISE, whole genome shotgun sequence genome:
- the LOC110939629 gene encoding scopoletin 8-hydroxylase isoform X2 — MAPNLNLNDDNSLFNYVVKEGNGVKGLVDLGLTEVPGRYVQPPHLRMNKQEVASSLENVTIDVSELDGPNHEQVVKAIVHASETLGFFQVINHGVPLEVLDSLIVTAHQFFDQPVEKKAVYLKEVSPSRLVKYGTSFAPENEKALEWKDVLSMIYTNDADARDSWPNDCKEVVLEFIKTSSEMVQKLLQALIGNLGVKLDDSRLHELSGSDIVNMNFYPACPNPDLTVGVGRHSDIGMLTVLLQDGIGGLYVKKGDQNASPGNEVWVEIPPIKGALVINVGDSLQILSNGRYKSAEHTVRTTDVESRVSVPRFISPLPTAKIGPFPELVARDGVARYKEVIYGEYWKSYFEKSLNGKKSLDFASI; from the exons ATGGCTCCCAATTTAAATTTAAATGATGATAACTCACTCTTCAACTATGTCGTGAAAGAAGGCAATGGTGTCAAAGGTctggtggacttgggccttaccGAGGTACCGGGTCGATACGTCCAGCCACCACACCTCCGAATGAACAAGCAAGAGGTTGCCAGTTCACTCGAAAACGTGACCATTGATGTATCTGAGCTTGATGGTCCCAACCACGAACAAGTGGTGAAGGCCATTGTCCATGCATCTGAAACTTTAGGGTTCTTCCAGGTGATTAACCATGGTGTGCCGTTGGAAGTGCTGGACTCACTTATAGTTACAGCCCACCAGTTTTTCGATCAACCAGTAGAGAAGAAGGCTGTGTATCTCAAGGAGGTTAGCCCTAGTCGCCTGGTCAAGTATGGTACTAGCTTTGCTCCTGAGAATGAGAAGGCTTTAGAGTGGAAAGACGTTCTTAGCATGATTTATACCAACGATGCAGATGCTCGTGACTCTTGGCCTAATGATTGCAA GGAGGTGGTGCTCGAGTTCATAAAGACGTCATCGGAGATGGTTCAAAAGCTATTACAAGCACTCATCGGGAACCTTGGGGTAAAACTAGACGACTCAAGACTCCATGAACTTTCAGGTTCTGATATCGTGAACATGAACTTCTACCCGGCCTGTCCAAACCCGGACCTAACCGTTGGCGTGGGAAGGCACTCGGATATAGGCATGCTAACAGTGCTTCTACAAGATGGAATTGGTGGATTATACGTGAAAAAAGGTGATCAAAATGCATCACCGGGAAATGAAGTGTGGGTTGAGATTCCACCCATAAAAGGTGCTTTGGTTATTAATGTTGGTGATTCACTACAG ATTTTAAGCAATGGAAGGTATAAAAGTGCAGAACACACAGTGCGAACCACGGACGTCGAGTCAAGAGTGTCAGTCCCAAGATTCATCTCACCACTGCCCACGGCAAAAATTGGACCGTTTCCTGAGCTGGTGGCTCGTGACGGGGTGGCTCGATATAAGGAGGTTATATATGGAGAGTACTGGAAAAGCTACTTTGAGAAGTCTCTAAATGGAAAGAAGTCCCTTGATTTTGCATCTATTTGA
- the LOC110939627 gene encoding autophagy-related protein 8C isoform X2, which produces MVFKLQHPPEKRRAESTRIRDKYPDRVPVIVERAERSDLADIDKNKYLVPADLTVGQFVYVVRKRIKLSAEKAIFVFVKNVLPPTAALMSAIYEENKDEDGFLYMTYSGENTFGYPVNQDNA; this is translated from the exons ATGGTCTTTAAGCTTCAACACCCACCAG AAAAGAGGCGGGCCGAATCCACCCGTATCAGGGACAAGTATCCTGATCGAGTACCT GTGATTGTCGAGAGAGCTGAAAGAAGCGATCTTGCTGACATCGACAAAAACAA ATATCTAGTACCAGCTGACTTGACGGTAGGTCAGTTTGTTTATGTGGTTCGTAAAAGGATCAAACTTAGTGCGGAGAAGGCTATATTTGTTTTCGTCAAGAACGTGTTACCACCAACTG CTGCTTTGATGTCTGCAATTTACGAGGAAAACAAGGATGAAGACGGGTTCCTCTACATGACCTATAGTGGTGAAAACACATTTGGATATCCAGTTAACCAAGATAATGCATGA
- the LOC110939627 gene encoding autophagy-related protein 8C isoform X1, which yields MFLKCLKFAESNQSADMVFKLQHPPEKRRAESTRIRDKYPDRVPVIVERAERSDLADIDKNKYLVPADLTVGQFVYVVRKRIKLSAEKAIFVFVKNVLPPTAALMSAIYEENKDEDGFLYMTYSGENTFGYPVNQDNA from the exons ATGTTTCTGAAATGTTTGAAATTTGCAGAAAGCAATCAGAGTGCAGACATGGTCTTTAAGCTTCAACACCCACCAG AAAAGAGGCGGGCCGAATCCACCCGTATCAGGGACAAGTATCCTGATCGAGTACCT GTGATTGTCGAGAGAGCTGAAAGAAGCGATCTTGCTGACATCGACAAAAACAA ATATCTAGTACCAGCTGACTTGACGGTAGGTCAGTTTGTTTATGTGGTTCGTAAAAGGATCAAACTTAGTGCGGAGAAGGCTATATTTGTTTTCGTCAAGAACGTGTTACCACCAACTG CTGCTTTGATGTCTGCAATTTACGAGGAAAACAAGGATGAAGACGGGTTCCTCTACATGACCTATAGTGGTGAAAACACATTTGGATATCCAGTTAACCAAGATAATGCATGA
- the LOC110939629 gene encoding scopoletin 8-hydroxylase isoform X1 codes for MAPNLNLNLNDDNSLFNFVVKEGNGVKGLVDLGLTEVPGRYVQPPHLRINKQEVAGSLENVTIDVSELDGPNHEQVVKAIVHASETLGFFQVVNHGVPLEVLDSLIVTAHQFFGQPVEKKTVYLKEVRPSPLVKYGTSFAPENEKALEWRDVLNMFYTNDADARQSWPNDCKEVVLEFIKTSSEMVQKLLQALIGNLGVKLDDSRLHELSGSDIVNMNFYPACPNPDLTVGVGRHSDIGMLTVLLQDGIGGLYVKKGDQNASPGNEVWVEIPPIKGALVINVGDSLQILSNGRYKSAEHTVRTTDVESRVSVPRFISPLPTAKIGPFPELVARDGVARYKEVIYGEYWKSYFEKSLNGKKSLDFASI; via the exons ATGGCTCccaatttaaatttaaatttaaatgatGATAACTCACTCTTCAACTTTGTCGTAAAAGAAGGCAATGGTGTCAAAGGTctggtggacttgggccttaccGAGGTACCGGGTCGATACGTCCAGCCACCACACCTCCGAATCAACAAGCAAGAGGTTGCTGGTTCACTCGAAAACGTGACCATTGATGTATCTGAGCTTGATGGTCCCAACCATGAACAAGTGGTGAAGGCCATTGTCCATGCATCTGAAACTCTAGGGTTCTTCCAGGTGGTTAACCATGGTGTGCCGTTGGAAGTGCTGGACTCGCTTATAGTTACAGCCCACCAGTTTTTTGGTCAACCAGTAGAGAAGAAGACTGTGTATCTGAAGGAGGTTAGACCTAGTCCCCTTGTCAAGTATGGCACTAGCTTTGCTCCTGAGAATGAGAAGGCTTTGGAGTGGAGAGACGTTCTTAACATGTTTTATACCAATGATGCGGATGCTCGTCAGTCTTGGCCTAATGATTGCAA GGAGGTGGTGCTCGAGTTCATAAAGACGTCATCGGAGATGGTTCAAAAGCTATTACAAGCACTCATCGGGAACCTTGGGGTAAAACTAGACGACTCAAGACTCCATGAACTTTCAGGTTCTGATATCGTGAACATGAACTTCTACCCGGCCTGTCCAAACCCGGACCTAACCGTTGGCGTGGGAAGGCACTCGGATATAGGCATGCTAACAGTGCTTCTACAAGATGGAATTGGTGGATTATACGTGAAAAAAGGTGATCAAAATGCATCACCGGGAAATGAAGTGTGGGTTGAGATTCCACCCATAAAAGGTGCTTTGGTTATTAATGTTGGTGATTCACTACAG ATTTTAAGCAATGGAAGGTATAAAAGTGCAGAACACACAGTGCGAACCACGGACGTCGAGTCAAGAGTGTCAGTCCCAAGATTCATCTCACCACTGCCCACGGCAAAAATTGGACCGTTTCCTGAGCTGGTGGCTCGTGACGGGGTGGCTCGATATAAGGAGGTTATATATGGAGAGTACTGGAAAAGCTACTTTGAGAAGTCTCTAAATGGAAAGAAGTCCCTTGATTTTGCATCTATTTGA
- the LOC110939626 gene encoding lactoylglutathione lyase GLX1: MADTLSTDLLEFPKKDNRRLLHAVYRVGDLERSIKFYTEAFGMKLLRKRDVPEEKYSNAFLGFGPEESNFAVELTYNYGVDKYDIGTGFGHFAIATADVYKLAEDIKAKGGTITREPGPVKGGTSVIAFAKDPDGYLFELIERPSTPEPLCQVMLRVGDLDRSIKFYEKALGMKLCRKIDRPEQKYTLAMMGYAEEKETTVLELTYNYGVTEYTKGNAYAQVAISTSDVYKSAEVVNHVIQELGGKITRQAGPLPGLGTKILSFLDPDGWKTVLVDHEDFLKELENK, translated from the exons ATGGCTGACACCTTAAGTACCGACTTGTTGGAATTCCCGAAGAAGGATAACCGTCGTCTCCTGCATGCAGTTTACCGTGTTGGTGATCTTGAGCGCAGCATCAA ATTTTACACAGAAGCATTTGGGATGAAGTTACTGAGGAAAAGGGACGTACCAGAGGAGAAGTACTCAAATGCTTTTCTTGGGTTCGGGCCTGAGGAGTCAAACTTTGCAGTGGAGCTTACATACA ATTATGGAGTCGATAAGTATGATATCGGAACTGGATTTGGGCATTTTGCAATTGCTACCGCGGAT GTTTACAAACTTGCTGAAGACATTAAGGCAAAAGGTGGGACCATCACAAGGGAGCCGGGTCCAGTTAAAGGTGGAACGAGTGTGATCGCTTTTGCTAAAGATCCAGATGGCTACCTTTTCGAACTCATTGAACGACCTTCCACTCCTGAACCACTTTGTCAAGTAATGCTTCGTGTCGGTGATCTTGATCGATCCATCAAGTTTTATGAAAAG GCATTGGGGATGAAGTTATGCAGGAAAATCGATAGGCCAGAACAAAAG TACACATTGGCAATGATGGGGTATGCtgaagaaaaagaaacaacagtATTGGAGCTCACATATAACTATGGTGTAACTGAATACACCAAAGGCAATGCATATGCACAG gttGCAATTAGTACGAGTGATGTTTATAAAAGTGCGGAAGTGGTGAACCATGTCATCCAAGAGCTTGGTGGAAAGATAACGAGGCAGGCTGGCCCACTTCCTGGGCTGGGTACGAAAATCCTCTCTTTCCTTGATCCAGATGGTTGGAAAACG GTTCTGGTTGATCATGAAGACTTTCTGAAAGAACTTGAGAATAAATAG